A DNA window from Myxococcota bacterium contains the following coding sequences:
- a CDS encoding VCBS repeat-containing protein, protein MRMPCGRWGRLRDRILVASVGFWAGIIATSVEAAVEYRTGVDAVSFAWDEASGEPDGYLVSVSRNDATPLRESFSTTPSVTIPVVPGERIAVSVQAFRYEPNGTFSVGPESVLSDQLVILAAPQFDAGGSWLLYCWTCAGLERRPVARADTVATSVTVPAPPWWPIGRADLGPGGEHLVWRNLATGEFDVWDANSLEPVPGGRASGPVDARFGGAADVDGDGRDELFWQDLSAGRVEVWGWEQGRLVREATWPAAYNALLEAVVDLTGDGVAELVWFDRYGNRRRITAWELDGLDGPRSGFVITAGFDSAWTLPDVADYDGDGDPDLLLERAGGLWVAFLRAGRAEAYRALPASPGDEDRQVVGSMDLLGGPGVEIVLQDPTSSEIQVLLPEVMDAPARVSVLHPGPAWQVIDVQPF, encoded by the coding sequence ATGCGTATGCCGTGCGGGCGCTGGGGGCGCTTGCGCGACCGGATCCTTGTGGCTTCGGTCGGTTTCTGGGCGGGGATCATCGCGACGTCGGTCGAAGCGGCCGTCGAGTATCGCACCGGCGTGGACGCCGTGTCGTTCGCTTGGGACGAAGCCAGCGGGGAGCCCGATGGCTACCTCGTCTCGGTGTCGCGCAACGATGCCACGCCGCTTCGCGAGTCGTTCAGCACGACGCCGAGCGTGACGATTCCCGTCGTACCGGGCGAGCGCATCGCCGTTTCCGTCCAGGCGTTTCGCTACGAACCGAACGGGACGTTCAGCGTGGGGCCCGAGTCGGTGCTTTCCGACCAGCTGGTGATCCTGGCTGCGCCGCAGTTCGATGCCGGCGGCAGCTGGCTGCTCTACTGCTGGACGTGCGCAGGGCTGGAACGGCGACCCGTGGCGCGCGCGGATACCGTCGCGACTTCGGTCACGGTCCCGGCGCCGCCCTGGTGGCCGATCGGTCGCGCGGATCTGGGGCCGGGCGGGGAGCATCTCGTCTGGCGCAACCTCGCGACGGGCGAGTTCGACGTCTGGGACGCGAACAGCCTCGAGCCCGTGCCGGGCGGACGAGCCTCGGGGCCGGTCGATGCACGCTTCGGCGGCGCGGCGGACGTCGATGGCGATGGTCGCGACGAACTCTTCTGGCAGGATCTCTCCGCGGGCCGCGTCGAGGTGTGGGGATGGGAGCAGGGTCGGCTCGTCCGCGAAGCGACCTGGCCCGCGGCGTACAACGCCTTGCTCGAAGCGGTCGTGGACCTCACGGGAGATGGCGTCGCCGAGCTCGTCTGGTTCGATCGCTACGGCAATCGACGCCGCATCACGGCGTGGGAGCTCGACGGTCTCGACGGGCCGCGGAGCGGTTTCGTGATCACGGCGGGGTTCGACTCGGCCTGGACCCTGCCCGACGTCGCGGACTACGACGGAGATGGCGATCCGGACCTGCTGCTCGAGCGCGCCGGGGGGCTCTGGGTGGCGTTCCTGCGAGCCGGGCGCGCCGAGGCCTACCGCGCGCTTCCCGCCTCTCCCGGAGACGAAGACCGGCAGGTCGTCGGGTCGATGGACCTGCTCGGAGGGCCAGGGGTCGAGATCGTGCTCCAAGACCCCACCTCGAGTGAGATCCAGGTGCTGTTGCCCGAGGTGATGGACGCTCCCGCCCGGGTCTCCGTCCTGCACCCCGGGCCGGCCTGGCAGGTGATCGACGTCCAACCCTTCTGA
- a CDS encoding archaeosortase/exosortase family protein, with amino-acid sequence MERLRESWGAPRVALAGFVLRFLFFLWVFSTAVLRIPDAVHLKLQEGTAILEYGLMSLFTDRVTRHSNVLIYDGFGVEIVAECFGLLEMAIYSAAVLAFATTWRKRAIGIGVGVPIIFFFNFTRILMLVIVGRYSRALFDFAHLYFWQATLIVVITALWLLWVRYVVRDETGPVVHA; translated from the coding sequence TTGGAACGTCTGCGCGAATCCTGGGGGGCGCCGCGCGTGGCCCTGGCAGGCTTCGTGTTGCGCTTCCTGTTCTTCCTCTGGGTCTTCTCCACGGCCGTGCTGCGCATTCCCGACGCGGTGCACCTGAAGCTCCAGGAAGGCACGGCGATCCTGGAGTACGGGTTGATGTCGCTCTTCACCGACCGGGTGACCCGCCACTCGAACGTCTTGATCTATGACGGGTTCGGCGTCGAGATCGTGGCGGAGTGCTTCGGGCTGCTCGAGATGGCGATCTACTCGGCCGCGGTGCTCGCCTTCGCCACTACCTGGCGGAAACGCGCGATCGGTATCGGCGTTGGCGTTCCCATCATCTTCTTCTTCAACTTCACCCGCATCCTGATGCTCGTGATCGTGGGCCGCTACTCGCGCGCGCTCTTCGACTTCGCGCACCTGTACTTCTGGCAGGCCACCCTGATCGTGGTGATCACGGCACTCTGGCTGCTCTGGGTTCGCTACGTGGTGCGCGATGAAACGGGCCCTGTGGTTCACGCTTAA
- the asnS gene encoding asparagine--tRNA ligase, with amino-acid sequence MSEVVSVKGVLGREAAGGTVRVQGWLRTTRHSKGVSFLEVNDGSCMAGLQVVAEPGLANYESEVRTLGTGCAVEVEGEVVDSPGKGQRFELHAREVRLVGAVEDGYPLQKKRHSFEFLRTIAHLRPRTNTLGAVLRVRNAVSHAIHGFFQERDFVYLHTPIVTTSDAEGAGELFRVSTLDAKNPPRDDAGDVDWSEDFFGRQAFLTVSGQLEAEIGALALSRVYTFGPTFRAENSNTSRHLAEFWMVEPEMAFCDLQGDMDLAEAFLKHVLAETLDRCAEDFAFFNQRIDDTVLPTLEHIIDSPFERMTYTEAIDVLERSGKDFEFPVKWGVDLQSEHERYLAEEHVGRPLIVTDYPASIKAFYMYRNDDEKTVRAMDVLVPKVGEIIGGSQREHRTDVLRDRIVASGLDPADYGWYLDLRRYGSVPHAGFGLGFERVVQFMTGMKNIRDVIPFPRVPGYAEF; translated from the coding sequence TTGAGCGAAGTCGTTTCGGTGAAAGGGGTGCTGGGACGCGAGGCCGCTGGCGGCACCGTTCGTGTGCAGGGCTGGCTCCGCACAACCCGCCACTCGAAGGGAGTGTCGTTCCTGGAAGTGAACGACGGCTCGTGCATGGCCGGGCTCCAGGTGGTGGCCGAACCCGGCCTCGCCAACTACGAGAGCGAAGTGCGCACGCTCGGCACTGGCTGCGCCGTCGAAGTCGAGGGAGAGGTCGTCGACTCCCCGGGAAAGGGGCAGCGCTTCGAGCTCCACGCCCGCGAGGTGCGGCTCGTCGGAGCGGTCGAAGACGGCTATCCGCTCCAGAAGAAACGGCATTCCTTCGAGTTCCTGCGGACGATCGCCCACCTCCGCCCGCGCACGAACACCCTGGGAGCGGTACTGCGCGTACGCAACGCCGTCTCTCACGCGATTCATGGCTTCTTCCAGGAGCGCGACTTCGTCTACCTCCACACGCCGATCGTCACCACCTCGGATGCGGAAGGGGCCGGCGAGCTGTTTCGCGTGTCGACGCTCGATGCGAAGAACCCGCCGCGCGACGACGCCGGAGACGTCGATTGGTCCGAGGATTTCTTCGGGCGACAGGCGTTTCTCACGGTGTCGGGTCAGCTCGAAGCCGAGATCGGCGCGCTGGCCCTGAGCCGCGTCTACACCTTTGGTCCGACCTTTCGCGCCGAGAACTCGAACACGAGCCGGCACCTCGCCGAGTTCTGGATGGTCGAGCCCGAGATGGCTTTCTGCGATCTCCAGGGCGACATGGACCTCGCCGAGGCGTTCCTGAAGCACGTTCTCGCGGAAACCCTCGATCGCTGCGCGGAGGACTTCGCCTTCTTCAACCAGCGCATCGACGACACGGTGCTGCCGACGCTCGAGCACATCATCGACTCGCCCTTCGAGCGCATGACCTACACCGAGGCGATCGACGTCCTCGAGCGATCAGGGAAGGACTTCGAGTTCCCGGTGAAGTGGGGTGTCGATCTCCAGAGCGAGCACGAACGCTATCTGGCCGAGGAGCACGTCGGACGGCCACTAATCGTCACCGACTATCCGGCGAGCATCAAGGCGTTCTACATGTACCGGAACGACGACGAGAAGACGGTGCGGGCGATGGACGTGCTGGTGCCCAAGGTGGGCGAGATCATCGGCGGCTCGCAGCGGGAGCACCGAACCGACGTCTTGCGTGATCGCATCGTCGCGTCCGGGCTCGATCCGGCGGACTACGGCTGGTACCTGGATCTGCGTCGTTACGGAAGCGTGCCCCACGCGGGTTTCGGGCTCGGCTTCGAGCGCGTCGTCCAGTTCATGACGGGGATGAAGAACATCCGCGATGTGATTCCGTTCCCGCGCGTTCCGGGCTACGCCGAGTTCTGA
- a CDS encoding glycosyltransferase family 2 protein, whose product MTASTPRVSVLIPVRDAAPTLGSCLRSVQRQTEANWECVVVDDGSSDASADIVADFARSDPRIRSLRGPREGITPALNRGLDACRAPLVARLDADDWMHRARLRLQCDTLDGAPGWAGVGCHVRLFPRRALGPGMRAYEEWLSAICTPEDVRRESTVECPLPHPSLLLRTGLLRDFGYRDRGWPEDYDLVLRLLAAGHTLGIVPRRLLGWRHGPERLSQTDVRYTAARFTACKARFLADGFLARGQTYLLWGYGGTGRDLARALAECGRRPERIVDIHPRRLGQRIADAPVVAPARLGPPGRLPLIVSVAGAEARARIRAFLARAGWREGADFVCAA is encoded by the coding sequence GTGACCGCGAGCACGCCGCGGGTGTCGGTGCTGATTCCGGTGCGCGACGCGGCCCCGACCCTCGGAAGCTGCTTGCGAAGCGTGCAGCGCCAGACCGAAGCCAACTGGGAATGCGTCGTGGTCGATGACGGCAGCAGCGACGCCAGTGCCGACATCGTCGCCGACTTCGCGCGGAGCGATCCCCGGATCCGGTCGCTGCGCGGCCCTCGCGAGGGCATCACGCCGGCGCTCAATCGGGGGCTCGACGCCTGCCGTGCCCCCCTCGTCGCGCGCCTGGACGCCGACGACTGGATGCACCGCGCGCGCCTGCGCCTCCAATGCGACACCCTCGACGGGGCGCCAGGCTGGGCGGGCGTCGGCTGCCACGTCCGATTGTTCCCGCGCCGCGCGCTCGGCCCCGGGATGCGCGCCTACGAGGAATGGCTTTCGGCGATTTGCACGCCCGAAGACGTGCGCCGCGAATCCACCGTCGAGTGCCCCCTGCCCCATCCGAGTCTGCTGTTGCGCACCGGGCTGCTGCGCGACTTCGGCTACCGCGACCGCGGCTGGCCGGAAGACTACGACCTCGTGCTCCGCCTGCTGGCAGCGGGGCACACCCTCGGCATCGTGCCGCGACGACTGCTCGGCTGGCGCCACGGTCCAGAGCGCTTGTCGCAGACCGACGTCCGCTACACGGCGGCGCGCTTCACGGCCTGCAAGGCCCGCTTCCTCGCCGACGGCTTCCTCGCGCGCGGCCAGACCTACCTCTTGTGGGGGTATGGCGGAACCGGTCGCGACCTCGCCCGCGCACTCGCGGAATGCGGGCGGCGCCCGGAACGCATCGTCGACATCCACCCCAGGCGCCTGGGTCAACGCATCGCAGACGCGCCGGTCGTGGCTCCCGCGCGGTTGGGCCCGCCAGGGCGCCTGCCCCTGATCGTTTCGGTCGCTGGAGCCGAGGCGCGTGCCCGGATTCGCGCCTTCCTGGCGCGCGCCGGGTGGCGGGAGGGCGCGGACTTCGTTTGCGCCGCCTAG
- a CDS encoding CehA/McbA family metallohydrolase — protein sequence MPPCPAHRPGAPIVRRVRLALALCCVLGCSNETAPPPTAGPPSGEATPLVREGPPGARWDVVEVLREGVDARARFHPSDGGGTARLERDEQTPPYARVGTPERFRLIYEAGPLGIATGGAVLLQVSPYWGWSTPQVDYPSLPGYTVIRTVPDTLRVRAETAGEGLLSITITGRALAPGDRLEIDYGAETGAALPDRYAERASTFWFGVDGDGDGVRKLIVDSPTIDVRAAAVARLRVTVPSVVRPGEAFPVRLALLDGADNAGVEASGPVHFVTTPTGLELPERAVFRDADRGVVRVEGRARTAGTYRLHVRFEEIEAWSNPLIVAESGPRILWGDLHGHSNFSDGTGRPDEYFRYARDVSGLDVVSLTDHDHWGMEPLVESPDHWQEIQAQTKRFHDPGRFVTLLGFEWTNWIFGHRHVLFFEDTGFLVDSVDEKTDEPGELWEALDPETTMTVAHHPAGGPVPIDWTIPPDPRFETLVEIVSVHGSSEAADSPGLIRNAREGHFARDALDRGYRLGFVGSGDRHDGHPGTFERDPVNGGVAAILAEERTRPSVLRALRERRVYATNGPRIVLRAALGGTGMGRTHSLGRLGTEASLYVEVIGTAPLEHIDLIRSGVVYDRLDLPEGEREARVHRPLEGLREGEYLYVRVVQVDGGAAWSSPIFVDAS from the coding sequence ATGCCCCCCTGCCCTGCCCACCGCCCGGGCGCTCCGATCGTCCGCCGCGTCCGTCTGGCGCTGGCCCTCTGCTGCGTTCTTGGCTGCTCGAACGAGACGGCCCCTCCGCCGACCGCTGGGCCCCCGTCCGGCGAGGCGACCCCGCTCGTCCGCGAGGGCCCGCCCGGCGCCCGTTGGGACGTCGTGGAAGTGCTGCGTGAGGGCGTGGACGCTCGCGCCCGCTTTCATCCGTCCGACGGGGGCGGAACCGCTCGACTCGAGCGGGACGAACAGACACCGCCCTATGCCCGGGTAGGAACCCCGGAACGCTTCCGTTTGATCTACGAGGCGGGTCCGCTCGGCATCGCCACCGGCGGTGCCGTCCTGCTCCAGGTTTCACCGTACTGGGGCTGGAGCACGCCCCAGGTCGACTACCCGTCGTTGCCGGGATACACGGTGATTCGAACGGTTCCCGACACCCTGCGCGTGCGCGCGGAGACCGCCGGAGAGGGCCTGCTCTCGATCACCATCACGGGACGCGCCCTCGCCCCCGGTGACCGGCTGGAAATCGACTACGGCGCGGAGACCGGAGCCGCCCTCCCCGATCGCTACGCGGAACGCGCGTCGACCTTCTGGTTCGGCGTCGACGGGGATGGCGACGGGGTTCGCAAGCTGATCGTCGATTCGCCGACCATCGACGTCCGCGCTGCTGCGGTGGCCCGGCTCCGGGTGACGGTGCCTTCGGTCGTGCGCCCGGGCGAAGCGTTTCCCGTCCGGTTGGCGTTGCTCGATGGCGCGGACAACGCGGGCGTCGAAGCGAGCGGGCCGGTGCACTTCGTCACGACGCCGACGGGCCTCGAGCTGCCGGAACGCGCGGTGTTCCGCGACGCGGATCGGGGCGTGGTGCGCGTGGAGGGCCGCGCTCGCACGGCGGGCACCTACCGCCTCCACGTCCGCTTCGAAGAGATCGAAGCCTGGAGCAACCCGCTGATCGTCGCGGAGAGCGGCCCGCGCATTCTCTGGGGCGACCTCCACGGACACTCGAACTTCTCCGACGGCACGGGCCGACCCGACGAGTACTTCCGCTACGCCCGGGACGTGTCTGGCCTCGATGTCGTCTCGCTCACCGACCACGACCACTGGGGCATGGAGCCGCTGGTCGAGTCGCCGGATCACTGGCAGGAGATCCAGGCCCAAACGAAGCGGTTCCACGACCCCGGCCGCTTCGTGACCCTGCTCGGCTTCGAGTGGACCAACTGGATCTTCGGGCACCGTCACGTGTTGTTCTTCGAAGACACCGGCTTTCTGGTCGACTCGGTCGACGAGAAGACCGACGAGCCGGGAGAACTCTGGGAGGCGCTCGATCCCGAAACCACCATGACGGTGGCGCACCACCCGGCGGGCGGGCCCGTCCCGATCGACTGGACGATTCCGCCGGACCCGCGCTTCGAGACCCTGGTCGAGATCGTTTCGGTCCACGGCAGCAGCGAAGCCGCGGACAGCCCCGGCCTGATCCGCAACGCCCGCGAGGGACACTTCGCGCGGGACGCCCTCGATCGGGGCTACCGGCTCGGCTTCGTCGGCAGCGGCGATCGCCACGACGGCCACCCGGGGACCTTCGAGCGCGACCCGGTGAACGGCGGTGTCGCCGCGATCCTCGCCGAGGAACGCACGCGCCCGTCGGTCCTGCGGGCCCTGCGCGAGCGGCGCGTCTACGCCACGAATGGGCCGCGCATCGTCCTGCGCGCCGCACTCGGCGGGACGGGCATGGGCAGAACCCATTCCCTCGGTCGCTTGGGAACCGAGGCATCGCTCTACGTCGAAGTGATCGGGACCGCCCCGCTCGAGCACATCGATCTCATTCGCAGTGGCGTGGTGTACGACCGCCTCGACCTGCCGGAAGGCGAGCGCGAGGCCCGTGTCCACCGACCCCTCGAAGGGCTGCGCGAAGGGGAGTACCTCTACGTGCGCGTCGTGCAGGTCGACGGCGGCGCGGCCTGGTCGAGCCCGATCTTCGTCGACGCCTCGTGA
- a CDS encoding carboxyl transferase domain-containing protein, translating into MSWEPEVDAIRERRRRALELGGTEAVAKQHALGRWTVRERIDALVDAGSFREQGPIAGHAELDERGQLRDFAPANYVLGSARIESRPCVVGGEDFTQRGGSPSPAGLRKSVFAEDLALRQRVPLIRLLQGGGGSVAGTRGKGPKRGGGGEGMASARHRFKSIADCMAQAPVVSAALGAVAGLPAARLVASHFAVMTKDTSQVLVAGPALVERALGEKRDKETLGGAKVHARSGVVDYVAKDEAETFEVIRRFLSYLPTNVWESAPRVACDDDPNRIEESLLGWIPRDRRKIYDARKLVRSVVDRDSTLELGAGYGRSQVTLLARLAGQPVGVWANDPRFYAGSMTADGARKVRRFVELCDSFGLPVVAFVDEPGFMIGSDAEQAGTIRYGAEAMFAVVQSTVPWASVIVRKTYGVAAAAHFAPDARIYAWPSAEGGALPIEGGVAVAFRREIENAPDPDARRRELEAQFAQARSPFPRAEGFGVHDLLDPRETRPHLCGWVEEIQTALAVERGPRSYPLRP; encoded by the coding sequence ATGTCGTGGGAACCCGAAGTCGATGCCATTCGAGAACGCCGCCGGAGGGCCCTGGAGCTGGGCGGCACGGAAGCGGTCGCGAAGCAACACGCGCTCGGCCGCTGGACGGTTCGCGAACGCATCGATGCACTCGTCGACGCGGGCAGTTTCCGAGAACAGGGGCCGATCGCCGGGCACGCCGAGCTCGACGAACGCGGCCAGCTGCGCGACTTCGCGCCGGCGAACTACGTGCTCGGGAGCGCCCGGATCGAATCGCGGCCCTGCGTGGTCGGCGGCGAGGACTTCACCCAACGCGGCGGTTCACCCTCGCCGGCCGGTCTGCGCAAGAGCGTATTCGCCGAAGATCTCGCGCTTCGTCAGCGCGTGCCCCTGATCCGCTTGCTGCAGGGCGGCGGCGGCAGCGTCGCCGGGACCCGCGGCAAGGGACCGAAGCGCGGCGGCGGAGGCGAAGGCATGGCCAGCGCCCGGCACCGCTTCAAGTCGATCGCCGATTGCATGGCCCAGGCGCCGGTCGTGTCGGCCGCGCTGGGTGCGGTCGCGGGTTTGCCCGCGGCACGCCTGGTCGCCTCCCATTTCGCGGTGATGACGAAGGACACCTCCCAGGTGCTGGTCGCGGGGCCGGCCCTGGTAGAGCGCGCCCTGGGCGAGAAGCGTGACAAGGAGACCCTCGGTGGCGCGAAGGTCCACGCGCGCAGCGGTGTCGTCGACTACGTGGCGAAGGACGAAGCCGAGACCTTCGAGGTGATCCGACGCTTCCTGTCCTACCTGCCGACGAACGTATGGGAGAGCGCGCCGCGGGTGGCCTGCGACGACGATCCGAACCGCATCGAGGAATCGCTGCTCGGCTGGATCCCGCGCGATCGCCGCAAGATCTACGACGCGCGCAAGCTCGTGCGTTCCGTGGTCGACCGCGACTCCACCCTCGAGCTGGGCGCGGGCTACGGGCGGTCACAAGTGACCCTGCTCGCCCGGCTCGCCGGTCAACCCGTCGGCGTGTGGGCGAACGACCCGCGCTTCTATGCGGGGTCGATGACGGCCGACGGCGCGCGCAAGGTGCGCCGCTTCGTCGAGCTGTGTGACAGCTTCGGCCTACCCGTGGTCGCCTTCGTGGACGAGCCCGGCTTCATGATCGGCAGTGACGCCGAGCAGGCGGGCACGATCCGCTATGGCGCCGAGGCCATGTTCGCGGTGGTGCAATCGACCGTGCCCTGGGCGTCGGTCATCGTGCGCAAGACCTACGGCGTCGCGGCCGCGGCCCACTTCGCGCCCGACGCCCGCATCTACGCCTGGCCTTCCGCCGAAGGCGGGGCGCTGCCCATCGAAGGAGGCGTGGCCGTGGCCTTCCGAAGGGAGATCGAGAACGCCCCCGACCCGGACGCGCGGCGTCGCGAGCTCGAAGCCCAGTTCGCCCAGGCGCGTTCGCCGTTTCCGCGGGCCGAGGGCTTCGGCGTCCACGACCTCCTGGATCCCCGGGAGACCCGTCCCCACCTGTGTGGATGGGTCGAAGAGATCCAGACCGCGCTCGCGGTGGAACGGGGGCCGCGCAGCTACCCGCTGCGTCCTTAG
- a CDS encoding WecB/TagA/CpsF family glycosyltransferase, translated as MDPVEEPIEPVGPALERNGDTQDRERKPERGARPAARGHRHLLGMRVDATDYLEATERILEMAETGGGMSCIANVHMVMEAWDDPGFRRVVNDAELVTPDGVPLVWSLRALGIPDASRVYGPDLTPVVCAEAERRGVPVGFLGGTPAVLETLCQELKQRFPALEIAFAHSPAWAPAPTAPDTELVQDIEDSGAQVLFVGLGCPKQERWMSVYRESLSCALVGVGAAFDFLAGEKAQAPAWLQRAGLEWAFRLACEPRRLWRRYLWHNPRFAWRISQQLRRARAEVSRA; from the coding sequence ATGGACCCCGTCGAGGAACCCATCGAACCGGTCGGCCCCGCGCTCGAGCGCAACGGGGACACGCAGGACCGGGAGCGAAAGCCCGAGCGCGGTGCGCGCCCGGCTGCGCGTGGCCATCGCCACCTGCTCGGCATGCGCGTCGACGCGACCGACTACCTCGAGGCGACCGAACGCATTCTCGAGATGGCCGAGACGGGCGGCGGCATGAGCTGCATCGCGAATGTCCACATGGTGATGGAAGCCTGGGACGACCCGGGCTTTCGCCGCGTCGTGAACGACGCCGAACTGGTCACACCCGACGGGGTGCCCCTCGTGTGGTCGCTGCGCGCCCTCGGCATTCCCGATGCGAGTCGCGTGTACGGCCCGGACCTCACTCCCGTCGTTTGCGCCGAAGCCGAGCGCCGCGGCGTTCCCGTCGGGTTCCTGGGCGGCACGCCCGCCGTGCTGGAGACCCTCTGCCAGGAGTTGAAGCAGCGCTTTCCCGCCCTCGAGATCGCTTTCGCCCACAGCCCGGCCTGGGCGCCGGCGCCGACCGCTCCCGACACGGAACTGGTGCAGGACATCGAGGACTCGGGCGCGCAGGTGCTCTTCGTCGGCCTCGGCTGTCCGAAGCAGGAGCGCTGGATGTCCGTGTATCGCGAGTCCCTGTCCTGCGCCCTGGTCGGTGTCGGGGCCGCCTTCGACTTCCTCGCCGGGGAGAAGGCCCAGGCTCCGGCGTGGCTCCAGCGTGCGGGCCTCGAATGGGCCTTCCGCCTGGCCTGCGAGCCGCGCCGGCTCTGGCGTCGCTACCTCTGGCACAACCCGCGCTTCGCCTGGCGGATCTCCCAGCAGCTGCGCCGCGCGCGTGCAGAAGTCTCCCGCGCCTGA
- a CDS encoding sugar transferase has protein sequence MKLGLREVRVLHVATDALLVSVSWLAAWAVRSALDDSLGRPINAFGDYLRALPLVVLPWLATCWWFGIYKSSRLSTGVDEFQKLLRGAALGLLVLASTSFFMKELHFGRLVVLTSAAFNLALQGWSRWFFHRLERGLRGSGDQDLRVLIVGTGVPAIRLLQKLQDHPEDGYDVVGFLGREEVPGEKDVAGRPVLGHIDDVRSVAVGHRIDEILVAEPSLGHSRMLSLVLACEDLGITFRVVTNLFEVLTAGTQLDLIDDLPLVRLGRERVHAGYAPLKRAFDAVGATLGLLAAAPILAWAVLRLRGEGVRSPWFVHERVGQDGRRFQLWKLRTLAEDAEPYAVAPRDADDTRITDFGRWLRATSIDELPQLWNVLRGEMSLVGPRPEMPFVVEQYDEWQERRLTVKPGITGLWQILGRKDLPMHENLQYDFYYIRNRSLALDASILLRTVGAVWSRRGAF, from the coding sequence ATGAAGCTGGGGTTGCGCGAAGTGCGGGTGCTGCACGTCGCGACCGATGCGCTGCTGGTCTCGGTGAGCTGGCTGGCCGCATGGGCCGTGCGGTCGGCGCTCGACGATTCGCTCGGGCGACCGATCAACGCCTTTGGCGACTACCTCCGCGCCTTGCCGCTGGTGGTGCTGCCCTGGCTCGCGACCTGCTGGTGGTTCGGCATCTACAAGAGTTCGCGCCTCAGCACCGGCGTCGACGAGTTCCAGAAGCTCCTGCGCGGCGCCGCGCTCGGTCTGCTCGTCCTCGCCTCGACGTCCTTCTTCATGAAGGAGCTCCACTTCGGGCGTCTGGTCGTGCTCACCAGCGCGGCGTTCAACCTGGCGCTGCAGGGTTGGAGCCGCTGGTTCTTCCACCGCCTCGAGCGCGGGCTGCGGGGCTCCGGGGATCAGGACCTGCGCGTACTGATCGTCGGGACGGGCGTCCCGGCGATCCGGTTGCTCCAGAAGCTCCAGGACCATCCCGAGGACGGCTACGACGTCGTCGGTTTCCTCGGCCGCGAGGAGGTTCCCGGGGAGAAGGACGTCGCCGGCCGCCCGGTGCTGGGTCACATCGACGACGTCCGCAGCGTCGCCGTCGGCCATCGCATCGACGAGATCCTCGTCGCCGAGCCCTCGCTCGGGCACTCGCGGATGCTGTCGCTGGTGCTCGCCTGCGAGGACCTCGGCATCACGTTCCGCGTGGTCACGAACCTCTTCGAGGTGCTCACGGCCGGAACCCAGCTCGACCTGATCGACGATCTGCCGCTCGTGCGCCTGGGGCGCGAGCGCGTACACGCCGGATACGCACCCTTGAAGCGCGCCTTCGACGCAGTCGGCGCCACGTTGGGGCTGCTGGCCGCTGCCCCGATCCTTGCCTGGGCCGTCCTGCGCCTGCGCGGCGAAGGCGTGCGATCGCCCTGGTTCGTCCACGAGCGGGTCGGTCAGGACGGTCGACGCTTCCAGCTCTGGAAGCTGCGCACCCTCGCCGAGGACGCAGAGCCCTACGCGGTCGCCCCGCGCGACGCGGACGACACCCGCATCACCGATTTCGGTCGTTGGCTCCGCGCCACGAGCATCGACGAGCTGCCCCAGCTCTGGAACGTGCTGCGCGGGGAGATGTCCCTGGTGGGCCCGCGACCCGAGATGCCCTTCGTGGTCGAACAGTACGACGAGTGGCAGGAGCGGCGACTGACGGTGAAGCCCGGCATCACCGGCCTCTGGCAGATCCTCGGGCGCAAGGATCTGCCGATGCACGAGAACCTCCAGTACGACTTCTACTACATCCGCAACCGCTCGCTGGCGCTCGATGCTTCGATCCTGCTGCGCACCGTCGGCGCGGTGTGGTCGCGGCGGGGGGCGTTTTAG